One part of the Anaerofustis stercorihominis DSM 17244 genome encodes these proteins:
- the feoB gene encoding ferrous iron transport protein B, producing MGLTSSSTGAKVLEADVFEKAIGCDFTIGLAGNPNVGKSTVFNALTGMHQHTGNWPGKTVSNAVGKCRYKDKDLLFVDIPGTYSLMSNSEEEEIARNYICFGQADVTVIVVDSTALERNLNLVFQTFEITNNVIVCVNLLDEAKKKGIKINLELLSEYLGVPVVGVTARRPKTLNRLLSAIYSVCTNKIKVNPKCIKYNEHIEDAIEKITEKLKQTSIKNTYLHRWIALKLIDGDEKILKSLENYLEIDLLGNKSIISTVEKVKIKLMTNNITKNNFRDRVVEEILQNDEEICEDVLEYEVRDYNDRDRKVDKILTSKTFGIPLMILFLGVIFWLTITGANYPSEMLSVFFGYVGDKLYALFDYLHAPAFLKGVLIDGMYNTLSWVISVMLPPMAIFFPLFTILEDLGYLPRIAFNLDHYFKKACASGKQALTMCMGFGCNAAGVIGCRIINSTRERLIAILTNAFVPCNGRFPFLIAVASIFIGGVGFSFGNSILSTLAVLFVIILGILLTLFISKFLSKTVLKGMPSTLTLELPPYRKPQIGRILVRSIFDRTLYVLGRAMVFAAPAGIVIWLMANIGIGNASILTHIATFLNPFAQLMGLDGYILTAFILGLPANEIVLPIILMCYLGKGTMVDIENTMEIGKVLIANGWTILTAVNVMIFTLLHFPCATTLMTIKSETKSLKWTALAFVLPTVCGIGLCMFTNLIYHIII from the coding sequence ATGGGGCTCACTTCAAGCTCAACCGGAGCTAAGGTTTTGGAAGCAGATGTTTTTGAAAAGGCCATAGGCTGCGATTTCACGATAGGTCTTGCTGGAAATCCGAATGTAGGTAAATCCACTGTCTTTAATGCTCTTACGGGAATGCACCAGCACACAGGAAACTGGCCCGGTAAGACCGTTAGCAATGCTGTAGGAAAATGCAGATACAAAGACAAAGACTTATTATTCGTAGATATACCTGGTACATATTCATTGATGTCTAATTCCGAAGAAGAAGAGATAGCAAGAAATTATATATGTTTCGGGCAGGCAGACGTCACGGTCATAGTCGTTGACTCAACTGCTTTGGAGAGAAATTTAAATTTGGTATTTCAGACTTTTGAAATAACCAATAATGTAATAGTATGCGTAAATTTGCTTGATGAAGCAAAGAAAAAAGGTATAAAAATCAATCTGGAACTGTTAAGCGAGTATTTGGGCGTTCCTGTGGTAGGAGTTACCGCAAGGCGTCCAAAGACTTTAAACAGATTACTAAGTGCTATTTACAGTGTTTGTACCAATAAAATAAAAGTTAATCCAAAATGTATAAAATATAACGAGCACATAGAAGACGCTATTGAAAAAATAACGGAAAAATTAAAACAGACAAGTATCAAAAATACATATTTGCACAGATGGATAGCACTTAAACTCATAGACGGTGATGAAAAAATACTCAAATCTCTTGAAAATTATCTTGAAATAGATTTGCTTGGTAATAAAAGCATAATATCTACAGTCGAAAAGGTCAAAATAAAACTGATGACCAATAATATAACAAAAAATAATTTTAGAGACAGGGTAGTTGAAGAAATACTTCAAAACGATGAGGAAATATGTGAAGATGTTTTGGAATATGAAGTAAGGGATTATAATGACAGGGACAGAAAAGTTGATAAAATCCTAACGTCTAAGACTTTTGGTATCCCGCTGATGATATTGTTCCTCGGAGTGATATTTTGGCTAACGATCACCGGGGCAAATTATCCTTCAGAAATGCTTTCCGTTTTCTTCGGTTATGTCGGGGATAAATTGTATGCACTGTTTGATTATCTTCATGCTCCCGCCTTTTTAAAAGGAGTTCTGATAGATGGTATGTATAATACTCTTTCATGGGTCATAAGCGTTATGCTTCCTCCTATGGCAATATTCTTTCCACTGTTTACTATTCTTGAAGACCTCGGATATCTTCCGAGAATTGCATTCAATCTCGACCATTACTTTAAAAAGGCCTGTGCGTCGGGTAAACAGGCACTCACCATGTGCATGGGATTTGGCTGTAATGCTGCAGGAGTGATCGGATGCAGGATAATAAATTCAACGAGAGAAAGACTAATAGCGATTTTAACGAACGCTTTTGTTCCATGTAACGGCAGATTTCCGTTTTTGATAGCGGTAGCTTCCATATTTATAGGCGGTGTAGGATTTAGTTTTGGGAATTCTATCCTATCTACCTTAGCGGTTCTTTTCGTAATAATTCTTGGAATACTACTGACTTTGTTTATTTCCAAATTTTTATCCAAGACTGTTTTAAAGGGAATGCCAAGTACATTGACTTTGGAGCTTCCTCCTTACAGAAAACCTCAGATAGGAAGGATTTTGGTTAGGTCGATATTTGACAGGACATTATACGTTCTCGGGCGTGCAATGGTATTTGCCGCTCCTGCGGGGATAGTTATATGGCTTATGGCAAATATAGGCATAGGAAATGCAAGTATACTAACTCATATAGCCACATTTTTAAATCCTTTTGCTCAGCTGATGGGACTCGACGGTTATATCCTGACTGCGTTTATTTTGGGGCTTCCCGCAAATGAAATAGTGCTTCCTATAATACTGATGTGTTATTTAGGTAAGGGAACTATGGTGGATATAGAAAATACTATGGAAATAGGGAAGGTACTTATAGCAAACGGCTGGACTATTTTAACTGCGGTCAATGTAATGATATTTACTTTGTTGCATTTTCCATGTGCCACGACTTTAATGACCATTAAAAGCGAGACCAAAAGCTTAAAATGGACGGCTTTGGCATTTGTTCTCCCGACAGTATGCGGTATAGGACTTTGTATGTTTACAAATCTTATTTATCATATAATTATATAG
- a CDS encoding ribonuclease J encodes MAFRKNNFEATPLTNVKQIETEEKPLLPKQKKETNTNKETKSRTRRNTNQRRTSRPVKKDDNKKTNNNQPAKKLKVIPLGGLGEIGKNLTVFETEDDIVIVDCGLKFPDEDMYGIDIVIPEFTYLIENRHKIRGLFITHGHEDHIGAIPYLLKQINIPIYGTKLTIGLLKRKLTEHGLDESAKLHIVKQGHIVKIKGFSVEFVTSNHSIPDSCALYIKSNCGTVFHTGDFKVDYTPVDNQQIDLQRMAAIGAEGVDLLIADSTNAEREGHAKSEASVGKTFNTLFKEGANKRIILATFATNVHRVQQVFDAAKKFKRKVAISGRSMVNVIGVAKELKYLKFNDNIMIELNDVDNYAPEQVVILTTGSQGEPMAALSRMANGEHRQFKITNEDYVIISATPIPGNEKTVADVINNLFELGADVVYQGAEGIHVSGHAQKEELKLMHSIIKPKYFMPAHGEYKMLSKHKDLAMELGMKEENIFVMKNGDILEIGDKAKVNGEAPNGLIMIDGLGIGDVGNIVLKDRKKLSEDGLFVVVVSLTKERVVSGPGIVSRGFVYMRESEELLNGAKDIAKKVLNKYKDRLFDYNSIKADMKYELEKYLYDNTKRRPMILPILMYVKID; translated from the coding sequence ATGGCATTTAGAAAAAATAATTTTGAAGCAACACCTTTAACAAATGTAAAACAAATAGAAACGGAAGAAAAACCATTGCTTCCGAAACAAAAAAAAGAAACTAACACTAATAAAGAAACTAAGTCCAGAACAAGAAGAAATACTAACCAGAGAAGAACATCAAGACCGGTTAAAAAAGATGATAATAAGAAGACAAACAATAATCAGCCGGCTAAAAAGTTAAAAGTCATTCCATTGGGGGGACTTGGAGAAATCGGCAAGAACCTTACGGTTTTTGAAACCGAAGACGATATAGTGATCGTTGACTGCGGTCTTAAATTCCCCGATGAAGATATGTACGGTATCGATATAGTAATACCTGAATTTACTTATCTTATCGAAAACAGACATAAAATAAGAGGTCTGTTCATAACACATGGTCATGAAGACCATATAGGAGCTATTCCGTATTTATTAAAACAAATCAATATCCCTATCTACGGTACAAAGCTTACAATAGGTTTACTGAAAAGGAAGCTTACAGAACATGGGCTTGACGAAAGTGCCAAGCTTCATATAGTTAAACAAGGTCATATCGTTAAGATAAAAGGATTCAGTGTTGAATTTGTAACTTCAAACCATTCAATACCTGACAGCTGTGCACTTTATATAAAATCAAACTGCGGAACGGTTTTCCACACAGGGGACTTCAAAGTAGATTATACTCCCGTAGATAATCAACAGATAGACCTTCAAAGGATGGCTGCAATAGGTGCGGAAGGTGTGGATCTGCTTATCGCCGACAGTACCAATGCGGAAAGAGAAGGACATGCAAAATCTGAAGCAAGCGTAGGGAAGACTTTTAATACACTTTTTAAAGAAGGTGCAAATAAGAGGATAATCCTTGCTACTTTTGCTACAAATGTTCATAGAGTTCAGCAGGTATTCGATGCTGCTAAAAAATTCAAAAGAAAAGTAGCGATAAGCGGAAGAAGTATGGTCAATGTTATCGGAGTTGCAAAAGAACTTAAGTATCTTAAATTCAACGATAATATAATGATAGAACTTAATGATGTAGATAATTATGCTCCCGAACAGGTAGTGATTTTAACCACGGGTTCACAGGGAGAGCCTATGGCTGCACTTAGCAGGATGGCTAACGGTGAACACAGACAGTTTAAAATCACAAACGAAGATTATGTAATAATCTCCGCTACACCTATACCGGGTAATGAAAAAACAGTTGCGGATGTAATCAATAATTTATTTGAGCTTGGCGCTGATGTGGTATATCAAGGTGCAGAAGGTATACACGTTTCCGGACATGCTCAAAAAGAAGAATTAAAATTGATGCATTCCATTATCAAACCTAAATATTTCATGCCTGCCCACGGTGAATACAAAATGCTTTCTAAGCATAAAGATTTAGCTATGGAACTTGGTATGAAAGAAGAAAATATTTTCGTTATGAAAAACGGGGATATACTTGAAATAGGCGATAAAGCTAAGGTAAACGGAGAAGCTCCAAACGGACTAATAATGATTGACGGTCTGGGTATCGGAGACGTCGGTAATATCGTCCTAAAAGACAGAAAGAAACTAAGCGAAGACGGTCTTTTCGTCGTAGTTGTTTCTCTTACAAAAGAGAGAGTAGTGAGCGGTCCGGGTATTGTATCTCGTGGATTTGTGTATATGCGAGAAAGCGAAGAGCTTTTAAACGGTGCTAAAGACATTGCTAAGAAAGTATTAAATAAGTATAAAGACAGATTATTTGACTATAACAGCATTAAAGCTGATATGAAATACGAACTTGAAAAGTATTTATATGATAATACTAAGCGTAGACCTATGATTTTACCTATACTTATGTATGTTAAAATAGATTAA
- a CDS encoding DUF1292 domain-containing protein — MSEEQQVDVIVLKNEEGEEISFLVEDEFEFEDKSYLVLYEEDNDEDAYLFIIEEEDEDNLVVKEVTDEDEFNRVSEFYYSE; from the coding sequence ATGAGTGAAGAACAACAAGTTGATGTGATCGTTCTAAAGAACGAAGAAGGGGAAGAAATTTCTTTTTTAGTGGAAGATGAATTTGAATTTGAAGATAAGTCATATTTAGTTTTATATGAAGAAGATAATGATGAGGATGCGTATCTATTCATTATCGAAGAAGAAGATGAAGACAATTTAGTGGTTAAAGAAGTTACGGACGAGGATGAATTTAATAGAGTTAGTGAGTTTTACTACAGCGAGTAA
- a CDS encoding IreB family regulatory phosphoprotein gives MGTSNSNSNYTMQFSVDNDRSKLIEETIKKVKAALEEKGYNPVNQLVGYIMSGDPTYITSYKDARKLIRQIERDEILELVLCKYLMDCE, from the coding sequence ATGGGAACAAGTAACAGTAATAGTAATTATACAATGCAGTTTAGCGTGGATAACGATCGTTCGAAACTGATTGAAGAAACTATTAAAAAAGTGAAAGCGGCATTGGAAGAAAAAGGATACAATCCTGTCAATCAATTAGTAGGTTATATAATGAGTGGGGACCCAACATATATTACCTCTTATAAAGATGCGAGAAAGCTTATAAGACAAATCGAGAGAGATGAAATCTTGGAACTCGTTTTGTGTAAGTATTTAATGGATTGTGAATAG
- the abc-f gene encoding ribosomal protection-like ABC-F family protein: MSLININNLTFAYEGTYENIFENVNLNIDSSWKLGLIGRNGRGKTTLLNLLLGKYEYKGTINTKVNFEYFPFEINDLNKLTIEIVEDINPNYEYWQIAKELNLLSVDEEVLYRPFYTLSNGERIKIMLASLFTKENSFLLIDEPTNHLDMEAREKLTEYLNSKSGFILVSHDRTLLDNSVDHIISINKNKIDLQKGNFSSYFTNKEREDKFELTQNEKLKSEISELTEASKRTTGWSNEVEKTKYNKRNSGLRPDRGFIGHKSAKMMQRAKAIEKRRNASIEEKSKLLKNIEKQEDLKIVGSEYHTKLLLRLNHLNIYYDDKEAVHDVTFNINKGDRVILKGKNGSGKSSILKLILGKDIKYSGDLYKGSSLKISYISQDTSFLKGTFKDFCFDNGIDETIFKTNLRKLDFERSEFEKNLEDLSSGQKKKILIAKSLTERANLYIWDEPLNFIDVFSRIQIEEVILKYKPTMIIVEHDKAFIDKVGSKVVELD, encoded by the coding sequence ATGTCACTTATAAATATAAATAATCTAACTTTCGCTTATGAAGGCACTTATGAAAATATATTCGAAAATGTAAACTTAAATATAGATTCTTCATGGAAATTAGGACTTATAGGAAGAAACGGAAGAGGAAAAACCACTCTCTTAAATCTGCTTTTAGGTAAGTATGAATATAAAGGAACAATAAACACAAAGGTAAATTTCGAATATTTTCCCTTTGAAATAAATGATTTAAATAAACTTACAATAGAAATAGTCGAAGATATAAACCCTAACTATGAATACTGGCAGATAGCAAAGGAACTTAATTTACTCAGCGTAGATGAAGAAGTTTTATACAGACCGTTTTATACTTTAAGTAATGGTGAGAGAATAAAGATAATGCTAGCTTCATTGTTTACAAAGGAAAACAGCTTTTTACTGATCGATGAACCCACAAACCACTTGGATATGGAAGCAAGAGAAAAGCTTACCGAATATCTAAATTCCAAAAGCGGTTTTATTCTCGTATCTCACGACAGAACACTCTTGGATAACTCTGTAGACCACATAATATCCATAAATAAAAATAAGATAGATTTACAAAAAGGAAACTTTTCTTCTTATTTTACAAATAAAGAAAGAGAAGATAAATTTGAACTTACACAAAACGAAAAACTAAAAAGTGAGATATCAGAGCTTACAGAGGCCTCAAAAAGAACAACGGGTTGGTCTAATGAAGTTGAAAAAACAAAATATAATAAAAGAAACTCGGGGCTTAGACCGGACAGAGGGTTTATCGGTCATAAATCCGCAAAGATGATGCAAAGAGCAAAAGCTATAGAAAAAAGGAGAAATGCTTCAATAGAAGAAAAATCAAAGCTTCTTAAAAATATAGAGAAACAAGAAGATTTAAAAATAGTGGGAAGTGAATATCATACAAAGCTTCTTTTAAGACTTAATCATTTAAATATATATTATGATGATAAAGAAGCGGTTCATGATGTTACTTTTAATATAAATAAAGGCGACAGAGTTATCTTAAAAGGTAAAAACGGTTCCGGTAAATCAAGTATCCTAAAACTGATTTTAGGTAAGGATATAAAATACTCGGGAGACTTATATAAAGGAAGCAGCTTAAAAATATCTTACATTTCTCAGGATACATCTTTTTTAAAGGGCACTTTCAAAGACTTCTGTTTCGATAATGGGATTGATGAAACGATTTTTAAGACAAATCTTAGGAAATTAGATTTTGAAAGGTCGGAATTTGAAAAGAATTTGGAAGATTTAAGCTCCGGACAGAAGAAAAAGATCCTTATAGCAAAGAGTCTTACAGAGAGAGCAAATCTTTATATATGGGATGAACCGCTGAATTTCATAGATGTGTTTTCAAGGATTCAGATTGAAGAAGTTATCTTAAAGTACAAACCTACCATGATCATAGTTGAACACGACAAGGCTTTTATTGATAAGGTCGGAAGTAAGGTGGTTGAACTGGATTAA
- a CDS encoding YlbF family regulator has product MNVYDKANDLAKAIKESDEFKRYKDAAVKVDQNEEHKKMIKNFMDFQYEFYLAQMKGEQPDEKRVEEFNVLYSTISNITDIKEFMEAQMYFARLMEDIQKTVAEASDTGLAFLNELVGK; this is encoded by the coding sequence ATGAATGTTTATGACAAAGCTAATGATTTAGCAAAAGCAATCAAAGAAAGCGATGAATTCAAAAGGTATAAGGATGCTGCCGTAAAAGTAGACCAAAATGAAGAACATAAAAAGATGATAAAGAATTTTATGGATTTTCAATATGAGTTCTATCTTGCTCAGATGAAAGGCGAACAGCCGGATGAAAAAAGAGTGGAAGAATTCAATGTACTTTACAGCACTATCTCGAACATAACCGATATCAAAGAATTCATGGAAGCTCAGATGTATTTCGCAAGGTTGATGGAAGATATCCAAAAGACGGTTGCGGAAGCAAGTGATACCGGGCTTGCGTTCTTGAATGAATTGGTAGGTAAATAA
- a CDS encoding FeoA family protein, translated as MEKRKVLSKVEIGNLGKVLDINCEGDDRRRFLDLGVVKGTKIKPVLISPLGDPRAYEIRGSIIAFRKEDADKIEVFEV; from the coding sequence ATGGAAAAACGAAAGGTACTAAGTAAAGTTGAAATAGGAAATTTAGGTAAAGTTCTGGATATTAATTGTGAGGGAGACGACAGAAGACGATTTTTAGATTTGGGTGTAGTAAAAGGTACCAAAATCAAACCTGTGCTCATAAGCCCTTTGGGAGACCCCAGAGCATACGAAATAAGAGGAAGTATAATAGCATTCAGAAAAGAAGATGCTGATAAAATAGAGGTATTTGAAGTATAA
- the alaS gene encoding alanine--tRNA ligase, with protein sequence MEKYSLNELRKMFLEFYESKGHLRLESFSLVPHNDKSLLLINSGMAPLKPYFIGEEVPPKKRVTTCQKCIRTPDIDNVGKTARHGTFFEMLGNFSFGDYFKKEAIAFAWEFLTEKIGLDKDKLYVSVYENDDEAAEIWKNDIGLTDNRITRLGKEDNFWEIGLGPCGPCSEIYVDRGEEYGCDRPTCGVGCDCDRYMEVWNLVFTQFDKDKEGNYNKLEHPNIDTGMGLERLAAYVQEVDNIFEVDTIRYILDYICEISGKKYGVNENDDVSIRVITDHIRSSVFMASDGILTSNEGRGYVLKRILRRAMRHGKLLGIEGHFMEGVAKKVIEISGEAYPALREKETTILKLINIEEEKFNETVNQGLSMIDELIANLKGDTLGGLDAFKLYDTYGFPLELTEEILEEKGLKVDKNGFEKAMQEQKDKARSARNNKEIVSYKGDLTNFIANLPSTEFSGYESLSDKGKVIEIIKDNEAIDILNEGEIGLVIFNRTPFYATSGGQVHDIGKIEDDKVNAKVKSVTKSGDKFVHEVEIISGSLEADKEYSMTVDKQNRLNTERNHSATHLLHKALKEVLGEHVNQAGSYVDSERLRFDFSHFEKVTNEELDEIEKRVNAEILNKDEVNYFETSIDEARKLGATALFGEKYGSNVRVVKMGDYSIELCGGCHVNNTNDISMFKILSESSVASGVRRIEAITGKCAIEESLEKYHELQTIKDKLRLNNNNIIEKVDELLNKNKSLLKELEAFRKEANKDVVSGIIDNAFDVNGTKCVFAKVDGLNVNDLRELSDKVKDKVENVIVFLVSVAGEKGFMIASASKEAVKDGFNCGKFIKDVAVSIGSGGGGRPDMAQAGIKDISKADMALENAKGFIKERL encoded by the coding sequence ATGGAAAAATATTCATTAAACGAACTTAGAAAAATGTTTTTGGAATTCTATGAAAGCAAAGGACATTTAAGACTTGAAAGCTTTTCTTTGGTACCTCATAACGATAAAAGCTTGCTTCTTATAAATTCGGGAATGGCTCCTTTAAAACCATATTTTATAGGTGAAGAAGTTCCTCCGAAAAAAAGGGTAACTACATGTCAAAAGTGTATAAGAACACCTGATATAGACAATGTAGGTAAAACTGCCAGACATGGTACGTTCTTTGAAATGCTCGGTAATTTTTCATTCGGGGACTATTTTAAAAAAGAAGCCATAGCTTTTGCATGGGAGTTTTTAACTGAAAAAATCGGTTTAGATAAGGACAAGCTTTATGTTTCGGTTTATGAAAATGATGATGAAGCCGCTGAAATCTGGAAGAATGATATAGGTCTCACAGATAATAGGATAACCAGACTAGGTAAAGAAGATAACTTTTGGGAAATTGGTCTGGGACCATGCGGACCTTGCAGTGAGATATATGTAGACAGGGGAGAAGAATATGGCTGTGACCGCCCTACATGCGGTGTAGGCTGTGACTGTGACAGATATATGGAAGTTTGGAACCTTGTGTTCACTCAGTTCGATAAGGATAAAGAAGGTAATTACAATAAGCTTGAACATCCGAATATCGATACGGGTATGGGACTTGAAAGACTTGCCGCATACGTTCAGGAAGTGGATAATATCTTTGAAGTCGATACTATCAGATATATCCTTGATTATATATGCGAAATATCAGGTAAGAAATATGGTGTAAACGAAAATGACGATGTTTCGATAAGAGTTATCACCGACCATATCAGAAGTAGTGTATTCATGGCGAGTGACGGTATCTTAACCTCCAATGAAGGAAGAGGATATGTCCTTAAAAGGATTTTAAGAAGAGCAATGAGACACGGAAAACTCCTCGGTATCGAAGGTCATTTTATGGAAGGCGTTGCCAAAAAGGTAATAGAAATTTCCGGAGAAGCTTATCCTGCTTTAAGAGAAAAAGAAACCACTATACTTAAACTTATAAATATAGAAGAAGAAAAGTTTAATGAAACAGTCAATCAGGGTTTAAGCATGATTGACGAACTTATCGCAAATCTAAAGGGAGATACTTTAGGTGGTTTGGATGCTTTCAAATTATATGATACTTATGGTTTTCCTCTTGAACTAACGGAAGAGATACTTGAAGAAAAAGGTCTTAAAGTAGATAAAAATGGTTTTGAAAAGGCGATGCAGGAGCAAAAAGACAAAGCCAGAAGTGCAAGGAACAATAAAGAAATCGTCAGCTATAAAGGTGATCTTACAAACTTTATAGCAAATCTTCCAAGCACCGAATTCAGCGGATATGAAAGCCTTTCAGATAAAGGTAAGGTAATCGAGATTATTAAAGATAATGAAGCTATAGATATCTTAAACGAAGGTGAAATCGGTCTTGTAATATTTAACAGGACACCGTTTTACGCTACAAGCGGCGGACAGGTTCACGATATTGGCAAGATAGAGGATGATAAAGTAAACGCAAAAGTCAAAAGTGTAACAAAGAGCGGAGATAAATTCGTTCATGAAGTGGAAATCATTTCAGGAAGTCTTGAAGCAGATAAAGAGTACAGTATGACGGTAGATAAACAAAACAGACTCAATACCGAGAGAAACCACTCTGCAACTCATCTTCTTCATAAAGCCCTCAAAGAAGTGTTGGGCGAACATGTAAATCAGGCGGGTTCTTATGTAGACAGCGAAAGACTTAGATTTGACTTTTCTCACTTTGAAAAAGTTACTAATGAAGAACTTGATGAAATCGAAAAAAGAGTAAATGCCGAAATCTTAAATAAAGATGAAGTAAATTACTTTGAAACAAGTATAGATGAAGCAAGAAAGCTCGGTGCTACGGCTTTATTCGGAGAAAAGTACGGAAGTAATGTCAGAGTAGTAAAAATGGGGGATTATTCCATCGAGCTATGCGGAGGCTGTCATGTAAATAATACAAATGATATAAGCATGTTTAAAATACTTTCCGAAAGTTCCGTTGCCAGCGGAGTAAGAAGGATAGAAGCCATAACCGGAAAATGTGCCATAGAAGAAAGTTTGGAAAAATATCATGAGCTTCAGACAATAAAAGACAAATTAAGACTAAATAATAATAATATAATAGAAAAAGTAGATGAACTACTAAATAAGAACAAATCTTTATTAAAAGAACTTGAAGCATTCAGAAAAGAAGCAAACAAAGATGTTGTTTCGGGAATTATAGATAATGCTTTTGATGTAAATGGAACAAAATGTGTATTTGCAAAAGTAGACGGTCTTAATGTGAATGATCTTAGAGAACTTAGTGATAAAGTAAAAGATAAGGTCGAAAACGTGATCGTGTTCTTGGTAAGTGTAGCTGGAGAAAAGGGCTTTATGATCGCTTCCGCAAGTAAAGAAGCGGTCAAAGACGGATTTAACTGCGGTAAATTCATCAAAGACGTTGCGGTAAGTATCGGAAGCGGCGGCGGCGGCAGACCCGATATGGCTCAGGCAGGGATAAAAGACATTTCAAAAGCGGATATGGCGTTGGAAAACGCAAAAGGATTTATTAAAGAAAGATTATAA
- the ruvX gene encoding Holliday junction resolvase RuvX: protein MKKRILALDYGDSRIGVAVSDALHITAQGICVIKRTKNIEEDIEKIKKYIKEYDTGLVILGHPLNLSGERGTRALVTEEFCDILKEKIDIPVELWDERLSTKEAERALEAGGVNWRKKREVIDMMAAQIILSSYLDYNNNLGGF, encoded by the coding sequence TTGAAGAAAAGAATATTAGCTCTTGATTACGGAGACAGCCGTATAGGCGTTGCCGTAAGCGATGCACTGCATATTACGGCTCAGGGCATATGCGTAATAAAGAGGACCAAGAACATAGAAGAAGACATTGAAAAAATAAAAAAATACATAAAAGAATATGACACAGGACTTGTTATCTTGGGTCATCCTTTGAATTTAAGCGGAGAGAGAGGCACAAGAGCCTTAGTAACCGAAGAATTTTGTGATATTTTAAAAGAAAAAATAGATATTCCCGTTGAACTCTGGGATGAAAGGCTTTCTACAAAAGAAGCAGAGAGAGCTTTGGAAGCCGGCGGAGTCAACTGGAGAAAAAAAAGAGAAGTAATTGATATGATGGCTGCACAGATTATTTTATCATCATATCTTGATTATAATAATAATTTAGGAGGTTTTTAA